Genomic segment of Paenibacillus sp. FSL R5-0912:
AAGATCTGGCACTCTCTATCTCGCTAGAGTCGAGTGAACTGCTGGAACTCTTCCAATGGAAAAATAGCCAGCAAGCCATAGAGCAAAATTATTCCGGCATGCAGGACGAAATTGCTGATATTCTCCTCTACACGCTAACGCTCGTTCATGATTTAAATATTGACGTAAAGGATGCCATTCTTCAGAAAATAAACAAAAACGCAGAGAAATATCCGGTATCCAGTTCTAAGGGAAGTTCGAAAAAAAGTACGCGGCAGTAAATGAATAGGGGAGAACTCCATG
This window contains:
- a CDS encoding MazG-like family protein, with protein sequence MDELIERIIQFRDERDWKQFHDPKDLALSISLESSELLELFQWKNSQQAIEQNYSGMQDEIADILLYTLTLVHDLNIDVKDAILQKINKNAEKYPVSSSKGSSKKSTRQ